One genomic segment of Nonomuraea coxensis DSM 45129 includes these proteins:
- a CDS encoding ATP-dependent DNA ligase, with protein MLLIDVVRVSEAVTRTSARLGKIAHLAELLGRVGPDEAEIAISYLSGELPQRQVGVGWRTLEDIPPPKLVATATLTTVDALLTRIKAVSGPGSQAARKALVSELFAGLTSQEQQFVRRLLHGELRQGALDGVMIEAVAKASGAPSADVRRALTLRGWLPAVGAAALSGGVEALRAFRLEVGRPVSPMLAGSVPNVAAALDKAGAPAALEWKLDGIRVQAHRSGEEVRVFTRTLDDITAQVPELVEAVLAMPSDDLVLDGEVIALRPDGRPHPFQVTAARVSSKLNVERLREQTPLSVFFFDALRAGGDDLLDLPYAERQEALSRTVPPTLLTPRLVTGDVAEAERFFTDVVKAGHEGLVVKALSSPYAAGRRGAGWIKVKPRHTLDLVVLAAEWGHGRREGKLSNLHLGARDPEGGFVMLGKTFKGLTDELLSWQTERFLELAEGPTDDWTVRLRPELVVEIAFDGVQRSPRYPGGMALRFARVLRYRPDKRVEDADTVDTVRSLMI; from the coding sequence GTGCTTCTGATCGACGTGGTCCGAGTTTCCGAGGCGGTGACGCGCACGTCCGCCCGACTGGGCAAGATCGCGCATCTGGCGGAGCTGCTGGGCAGGGTCGGCCCCGACGAGGCGGAGATCGCGATCTCCTACCTGTCGGGCGAGCTGCCCCAGCGCCAGGTAGGCGTCGGCTGGCGCACCCTGGAGGACATCCCGCCGCCCAAGCTCGTCGCCACCGCCACCCTGACCACGGTCGACGCGCTGCTGACCAGGATCAAGGCCGTGTCGGGCCCCGGCTCCCAGGCGGCCCGCAAGGCGCTGGTGAGCGAGCTGTTCGCCGGGCTGACCAGCCAGGAGCAGCAGTTCGTCCGCCGCCTGCTCCACGGCGAGCTGCGGCAGGGCGCGCTCGACGGCGTCATGATCGAGGCGGTCGCCAAGGCGTCCGGGGCCCCGTCCGCCGATGTCCGGCGGGCGCTGACGCTGCGCGGCTGGCTGCCCGCGGTCGGCGCGGCCGCGCTGAGCGGCGGCGTGGAGGCGCTGCGCGCCTTCCGGCTGGAGGTCGGGCGGCCGGTCTCCCCCATGCTGGCCGGCAGCGTCCCCAACGTCGCCGCCGCCCTGGACAAGGCGGGCGCGCCCGCGGCGCTGGAGTGGAAGCTCGACGGCATCCGGGTGCAGGCCCACCGGTCCGGCGAGGAGGTCCGGGTCTTCACCCGCACCCTCGACGACATCACCGCGCAGGTTCCCGAGCTGGTCGAGGCCGTGCTGGCGATGCCGTCGGACGACCTGGTGCTCGACGGCGAGGTGATCGCGCTGCGTCCGGACGGCCGCCCGCACCCGTTCCAGGTGACCGCCGCGCGGGTCTCCAGCAAGCTCAACGTCGAGCGGTTGCGCGAGCAGACCCCGCTCAGCGTGTTCTTCTTCGACGCGCTGCGCGCCGGCGGCGACGACCTCCTCGACCTCCCCTACGCCGAACGCCAGGAAGCGCTCTCCCGCACCGTCCCGCCGACCCTGCTGACGCCGCGCCTGGTGACGGGCGACGTGGCGGAGGCCGAGCGGTTCTTCACCGACGTGGTCAAGGCCGGGCACGAGGGCCTGGTGGTGAAGGCGCTGTCGTCGCCGTACGCGGCCGGGCGGCGCGGCGCGGGCTGGATCAAGGTCAAACCGCGGCACACGCTCGACCTGGTGGTGCTGGCCGCCGAGTGGGGCCACGGCCGGCGCGAGGGCAAGCTGTCCAACCTGCACCTGGGGGCGCGCGACCCGGAGGGCGGGTTCGTGATGCTCGGCAAGACGTTCAAGGGCCTGACGGACGAGCTGCTGTCCTGGCAGACCGAACGCTTCCTGGAGCTGGCCGAGGGACCGACGGACGACTGGACGGTGCGGCTCCGCCCCGAGCTGGTCGTGGAGATCGCCTTCGACGGAGTGCAGCGCTCGCCCCGCTACCCGGGCGGGATGGCGCTGCGGTTCGCGCGGGTGCTGCGCTACCGGCCGGACAAGCGCGTGGAGGACGCCGACACCGTGGACACGGTCCGCTCCCTCATGATCTGA
- a CDS encoding septal ring lytic transglycosylase RlpA family protein, whose translation MGQHSNKPFLAGKRRWTAVAAGAAVIATASASAYAALANDDSSKRTVTAAKSAAKSGTPSAKTANEAGRQSSPKPLPPAPEPPAASHPNPTTPAPQATTSEGASAQGTTTDGASPQATTASEAGSKTARSSADAEPAKPVAKKRKAKVISSGTCGASYYDEPQMTASGERFDPSAMTAAHKTLPLGSKVRVINPNNGESVTVRINDRGPYIGGRCLDLSAAAFSAIGNTNAGVMRVRYQVLAR comes from the coding sequence TTGGGCCAGCACTCCAACAAACCGTTCCTCGCCGGCAAGCGCCGCTGGACCGCCGTCGCAGCGGGTGCCGCCGTCATCGCCACCGCCTCGGCCTCCGCGTACGCGGCACTCGCCAACGACGACTCCTCCAAGCGCACGGTGACCGCCGCCAAGTCCGCCGCCAAGAGCGGCACACCCTCGGCGAAGACCGCGAACGAGGCGGGCCGCCAGTCGAGCCCGAAGCCCCTCCCCCCGGCTCCGGAGCCGCCGGCCGCCTCCCACCCGAACCCCACGACCCCCGCCCCACAGGCCACGACTTCAGAAGGCGCCTCGGCACAGGGCACGACGACAGACGGAGCGTCGCCGCAGGCTACGACGGCGAGCGAGGCCGGCAGCAAGACCGCCCGGTCCTCCGCCGACGCCGAGCCGGCCAAGCCCGTGGCCAAGAAGCGCAAGGCGAAGGTCATCTCCTCCGGCACCTGCGGCGCCTCGTACTACGACGAGCCCCAGATGACCGCCAGCGGCGAGCGCTTCGACCCGTCCGCCATGACGGCCGCCCACAAGACCCTCCCCCTGGGCAGCAAGGTCCGGGTGATCAACCCGAACAACGGCGAGTCGGTCACCGTACGCATCAACGACCGCGGCCCGTACATCGGCGGCCGCTGTCTCGATCTGTCCGCCGCCGCCTTCTCCGCCATCGGCAACACGAACGCCGGCGTCATGCGCGTGCGCTATCAGGTCCTGGCCCGCTGA
- a CDS encoding DUF1707 and DUF4870 domain-containing protein, with protein MPPAHLRVTHQDREHVVEHVKAAYAEGRFDKLEFDDRLERAMTARTHGDLMPIMTELYGTQAVPRLAPRPAPACPSRPAGAVEGNERLGAAAGHLLLALGFPIVGPLILLLAAGKTSPYIRRHAVEALNFQLTVVGATILLPFTIIGVVLLPVIWVAAFVLSIVAGVNSLTEGDYRYPLTVRLVK; from the coding sequence GTGCCGCCAGCTCACCTGCGCGTCACCCACCAGGACCGGGAGCATGTGGTCGAGCACGTCAAGGCGGCGTACGCGGAGGGCCGGTTCGACAAGCTCGAATTCGACGACCGGCTTGAGCGGGCGATGACGGCGCGCACCCACGGCGACCTGATGCCCATCATGACCGAGCTGTACGGCACGCAGGCGGTGCCGCGGCTCGCTCCGCGACCGGCCCCGGCCTGTCCCTCGCGGCCGGCGGGGGCCGTGGAGGGCAACGAACGCCTCGGCGCCGCGGCCGGCCACCTGCTCCTGGCCCTGGGCTTCCCGATCGTCGGCCCGCTCATCCTGCTGCTCGCCGCCGGGAAGACGTCGCCCTACATCCGGCGGCACGCGGTGGAGGCGCTCAACTTCCAGCTGACGGTGGTCGGGGCGACGATCCTGCTCCCGTTCACGATCATCGGCGTGGTGCTGCTGCCCGTGATCTGGGTGGCGGCGTTCGTCCTCTCGATCGTCGCGGGCGTCAACTCCCTGACCGAGGGCGACTACCGCTACCCGCTGACCGTCCGCCTGGTCAAATAG
- a CDS encoding DUF4192 domain-containing protein yields MTTNISPPPPPFSSSSTSASGPTPPSPSPSPFLALTSPADILAAVPYLVGFHPSASLVVVGLEHGRATMVVRWDLPLPPGTLDGLEPLFGRANVTEMVAIGYGPGESVTPAVDAVRRVAAGAGVRVGEALRAHEGRYWSYVCAVPSCCPAEGTPYDPGSSRIAAEATVHGLVALPDRETLERTLAPATGPVRLAMRRATSDAADEVKAALAAATNLDAFTRGFVAEGLARVREALATHEEGGRLTDREAARLGLDLTLVRIRDEAWTLMHESHVGLWKDLTRRLEPRFAPPAASLLAMAAWRSGDSVLATVALERALAVDPGYSMANLLMHAVQNLLSPAILRDRMPTPAELDAAMGAAHAGWLLPLSGLLLDDETPVPGG; encoded by the coding sequence ATGACGACCAACATCTCCCCGCCCCCACCCCCCTTCTCCTCTTCCTCGACCTCCGCCTCCGGCCCCACCCCACCCTCACCCTCGCCCTCCCCCTTCCTCGCCCTCACCAGTCCGGCCGACATCCTGGCCGCCGTCCCCTACCTCGTCGGCTTCCACCCCTCCGCCAGCCTCGTCGTGGTGGGCCTGGAGCACGGCCGGGCCACGATGGTGGTCCGCTGGGACCTCCCCCTGCCCCCGGGCACCCTCGACGGCCTGGAGCCCCTGTTCGGACGGGCGAACGTCACCGAGATGGTCGCCATCGGCTACGGCCCTGGAGAGTCCGTCACCCCCGCCGTGGACGCGGTCAGACGGGTGGCGGCGGGGGCAGGCGTCCGCGTAGGGGAGGCACTGCGCGCCCACGAAGGCCGCTACTGGTCCTACGTCTGCGCCGTCCCCTCCTGCTGCCCAGCCGAGGGCACTCCGTACGACCCAGGAAGCAGCCGCATCGCCGCCGAGGCCACGGTGCACGGCCTGGTCGCCCTCCCCGATCGCGAAACCCTCGAACGCACCCTCGCCCCGGCCACGGGCCCGGTCCGGCTGGCGATGCGCCGCGCCACGTCCGACGCGGCCGACGAGGTGAAGGCCGCGCTGGCGGCGGCCACCAACCTTGACGCCTTCACCCGCGGCTTCGTCGCGGAGGGCCTGGCCCGCGTCCGCGAAGCCCTGGCGACCCATGAGGAGGGCGGCCGGCTCACCGACCGGGAGGCCGCCCGGCTGGGCCTCGACCTCACGCTCGTCCGGATCCGCGACGAAGCGTGGACGCTCATGCACGAGTCCCACGTGGGGCTGTGGAAAGACCTGACCCGCCGTCTGGAGCCGCGCTTCGCGCCGCCCGCCGCGTCCTTGCTCGCCATGGCCGCCTGGCGGTCGGGTGACAGCGTCCTGGCCACCGTCGCTCTCGAACGCGCCCTGGCCGTCGACCCGGGCTACTCGATGGCCAACCTGCTCATGCACGCGGTGCAGAACCTGCTCTCACCCGCGATCCTGCGCGACCGCATGCCGACCCCCGCCGAGCTGGACGCCGCCATGGGCGCCGCCCACGCGGGCTGGCTCCTGCCCTTGTCGGGCCTCCTGCTGGACGACGAGACCCCGGTCCCCGGAGGCTGA
- a CDS encoding EI24 domain-containing protein: MRSLRDFSAGIGFFLKGFGWVARNGRWWGFGLIPAFIAFAGYVVALIFLGTYAFELAEFLTPFADSWSWQAAFRTLVGIVLFLGGLALAVVTFTAVTLAIGEPFYERLSAAADPLDDENEQPWWRTLPRSIRDSLVTLFYVLLFTLPLFVLGFVPVLGQTVVPVLGAAVSGFFLTVELTTLALERRGVARKERFRLLRANLGVTLGFGVAVFVLFLVPFVAVIAMPAAVAGAALLVRTHITPTTPDPHPPHHP; encoded by the coding sequence ATGCGATCATTGCGCGACTTCTCGGCCGGTATCGGCTTCTTCCTCAAGGGGTTCGGCTGGGTGGCCAGGAACGGCCGGTGGTGGGGGTTCGGGCTGATCCCCGCGTTCATCGCGTTCGCCGGCTACGTGGTCGCGCTGATCTTCCTGGGCACGTACGCGTTCGAGCTGGCCGAGTTCCTGACCCCGTTCGCCGACAGCTGGAGCTGGCAGGCGGCCTTCCGCACCCTGGTCGGGATCGTGCTGTTCCTCGGCGGGCTGGCGCTGGCCGTGGTGACGTTCACGGCGGTCACGCTCGCCATCGGGGAGCCGTTCTACGAGCGGCTGTCGGCGGCGGCCGACCCCCTGGACGACGAGAACGAGCAGCCGTGGTGGCGCACCCTGCCGCGCTCGATCAGGGACAGCCTCGTCACGCTCTTCTACGTGCTGCTGTTCACGCTGCCGCTGTTCGTGCTGGGGTTCGTACCGGTGCTGGGGCAGACCGTGGTGCCCGTGCTCGGGGCGGCGGTGTCCGGCTTCTTCCTGACCGTCGAGCTCACGACGCTGGCGCTGGAGCGGCGGGGCGTGGCGCGCAAGGAACGCTTCCGGCTGCTGCGCGCCAACCTGGGCGTCACGCTGGGGTTCGGGGTGGCGGTGTTCGTCCTGTTCCTGGTGCCGTTCGTGGCGGTGATCGCCATGCCCGCCGCAGTAGCCGGCGCCGCCCTCCTGGTCCGCACCCACATCACCCCTACCACCCCTGACCCGCACCCACCCCACCACCCTTGA